Proteins co-encoded in one Capnocytophaga ochracea DSM 7271 genomic window:
- a CDS encoding Txe/YoeB family addiction module toxin, producing MEELETYSLEETEVFSEDMAKHISSGQKKIVERILNLIEEIKQHPTTGTGKVERLKGKGERLVYSRRINDKHRLVYEIFEEKKLVVLATAYGHYKNK from the coding sequence ATGGAAGAATTAGAAACGTATTCTTTGGAAGAAACAGAGGTTTTTTCTGAAGATATGGCAAAGCATATAAGTTCAGGACAGAAAAAAATTGTTGAGAGAATACTTAACCTTATCGAAGAAATAAAGCAACACCCGACAACAGGAACGGGCAAGGTGGAGCGTCTCAAAGGTAAGGGAGAACGCCTTGTATATTCTCGGCGTATCAATGACAAGCATAGGCTTGTTTATGAAATCTTTGAAGAAAAAAAGTTAGTGGTCTTAGCGACTGCTTATGGTCATTACAAAAACAAATAG
- a CDS encoding tetratricopeptide repeat protein: MMLPEEENYAVTKFELMLKENNILFFDVDEFEEIVEYYLEYGRISKAKRALEIGLSQHPDASSLKLLNAEQLVFEDRLEEASELLNELLLIEPMNAEVHVQQANLYSKMNKHHRAIELLQYAITLTDDVSNIYALMAMEYLYTEDYTNAQKYFTKCLKEDPQDYTALQQLVFCYEVLGEVQEATNFLNTYLDQNPYCEVAWYYLGKLYLSITDHKNALRCFDFAIISDDTFTGAYFEKARVLEMMEDYEKAIENYKITLTLDDPSALAYLHIGRCYEKMRNDAKAEEYYFRATHEDPQLDKAWITLADFHYLRHNHAKALKYIKKVLTFESNEPYYWRRYAELNYYHFQNLKEAEYGYRKAVQNGDYSYTTLIEWIDLLLLSKKYREALSIIADIVQIYPHELENYYRIALAYYGLDDLEEATHYYHLGLQHAPEWQSFFEHKFNFKIQ; this comes from the coding sequence ATGATGTTACCAGAAGAAGAAAACTACGCGGTTACCAAATTCGAATTAATGCTCAAAGAGAATAACATTCTCTTTTTCGACGTTGATGAATTTGAAGAAATCGTAGAATATTACTTAGAATACGGACGCATTAGCAAAGCGAAACGTGCCTTGGAAATCGGTTTGTCACAACACCCCGATGCTTCATCACTTAAATTGCTAAATGCAGAACAATTGGTGTTTGAAGACCGCTTAGAAGAGGCTTCGGAACTCCTCAATGAACTGTTGCTCATAGAACCTATGAATGCCGAAGTGCACGTGCAACAGGCTAATCTGTACTCTAAAATGAACAAACATCATCGCGCTATTGAGTTACTACAATACGCCATCACACTTACCGATGACGTTTCGAATATCTATGCCCTAATGGCAATGGAATACCTCTATACGGAGGATTATACCAATGCCCAAAAGTATTTTACCAAATGTTTGAAAGAAGACCCTCAGGATTATACCGCCCTCCAACAGTTGGTGTTCTGCTATGAGGTGTTGGGGGAAGTGCAAGAGGCAACCAACTTTCTAAACACTTACTTAGACCAAAATCCTTATTGTGAAGTTGCTTGGTATTACCTCGGTAAGCTGTATTTATCCATTACCGACCATAAAAATGCCTTGCGTTGTTTTGATTTTGCTATCATCAGCGACGATACTTTCACGGGGGCTTATTTCGAGAAAGCTCGCGTGCTCGAAATGATGGAAGATTACGAAAAAGCTATCGAAAACTATAAGATTACTCTTACCTTAGACGATCCTTCGGCTTTGGCTTATCTGCACATTGGGCGTTGTTATGAGAAAATGCGTAACGATGCCAAGGCAGAAGAGTATTATTTCAGGGCTACTCACGAAGATCCTCAGCTCGACAAAGCGTGGATTACCTTAGCCGACTTCCATTACTTGCGTCATAATCACGCTAAGGCTCTAAAATACATTAAAAAGGTACTTACTTTTGAATCTAATGAGCCTTATTATTGGCGCCGTTATGCCGAGCTGAATTATTATCACTTTCAGAACCTAAAAGAAGCAGAATACGGCTATCGGAAAGCGGTACAAAACGGCGATTATTCCTATACTACCCTCATCGAATGGATTGACCTACTGTTGCTCTCTAAAAAATACCGAGAAGCCTTATCTATCATTGCCGATATAGTGCAAATCTACCCGCACGAGCTAGAGAATTACTATCGTATTGCTTTGGCTTATTACGGATTAGACGATTTAGAGGAAGCTACTCATTATTACCACTTAGGCTTACAACACGCACCCGAATGGCAGTCGTTTTTTGAACACAAATTCAACTTTAAAATACAATAG
- a CDS encoding YfbM family protein, whose amino-acid sequence MARLGMLYAITDEALEQLKAQDIDEMYDYMLEEIEEELFNTPEGFEINKAWEGVQFCLGKGTWNEENKVPYNVVFGGELILDHNDYVISLKKPEVIKDIVAYLETNNLQETIKNNFDKISEEEYTLPKDEDNLTFLLDWSEGLLEFYKNALDKELNVIFTVDI is encoded by the coding sequence ATGGCACGATTAGGAATGCTTTACGCTATTACTGATGAAGCGTTAGAACAATTAAAAGCGCAAGATATAGACGAGATGTACGACTATATGCTTGAAGAAATAGAAGAAGAACTGTTTAATACTCCTGAAGGCTTTGAGATTAACAAAGCGTGGGAAGGAGTCCAGTTTTGTCTTGGGAAAGGCACGTGGAATGAAGAAAACAAAGTACCTTACAATGTTGTTTTCGGTGGGGAACTCATTTTAGACCACAATGACTATGTTATTTCGCTCAAAAAGCCCGAAGTTATCAAAGATATTGTGGCTTATCTGGAAACCAATAACCTACAAGAAACTATTAAAAACAATTTTGATAAAATCTCCGAAGAGGAATATACTCTCCCAAAAGATGAGGATAATCTTACATTTCTTTTAGACTGGAGCGAAGGACTTTTAGAGTTCTATAAAAACGCTTTAGACAAAGAGCTCAATGTTATCTTTACCGTAGATATTTAA
- a CDS encoding GyrI-like domain-containing protein, producing the protein MKIIGISVRTTNQNGQAMQDIGNLWQRFFSEQLLAKIPNKVSDAIYSIYTDYQKDYTEPYTCIIGVEVTTLSTIPDGLEGKEFPEQTFQKFVAKGAMPQAVGAMWQHIWDNDATLNRTYIYDYECYTEKSQQGDTSEVDIFIGVKENK; encoded by the coding sequence ATGAAAATCATCGGAATTAGTGTACGCACTACCAATCAGAACGGACAAGCGATGCAAGACATCGGAAACCTTTGGCAACGCTTTTTTAGCGAGCAACTTTTGGCAAAAATACCCAATAAGGTAAGCGATGCCATTTACAGCATCTACACCGATTACCAAAAGGACTATACCGAGCCTTATACTTGCATCATAGGAGTGGAAGTTACCACGCTCAGCACGATTCCCGACGGCTTAGAGGGCAAGGAATTCCCTGAACAAACCTTTCAAAAGTTTGTAGCCAAAGGCGCAATGCCTCAAGCAGTAGGGGCAATGTGGCAACATATCTGGGACAACGATGCCACACTCAATCGCACTTATATATATGACTATGAGTGCTACACCGAGAAGTCTCAGCAAGGGGATACCTCCGAAGTAGATATTTTTATAGGCGTAAAAGAGAACAAATAG
- a CDS encoding type I restriction endonuclease subunit R, giving the protein MELNQFIWNNYKESKEGQEVIKLFEEGYLDDILSKFVKDSTNKDLEQYLFIIDDIVNSSPLPENIKHKDIYSYILDNGLKILDESEKEYDIFKPEEYDLIIAFIEPFSLCLFSSSEEGEEGFYIPYFFQMNFGDLQKIADTFNVELPKVPLRKDKRERALYYLEFCKLWNEFRKQNNLTIFELCAFLYDFAPKFIGKEKEEDLPEPTNIWITGGGVKNGDYKFLSEAKSDSNCFWSGNEDAVKGDIILMYCLSPKSSIEFVCRAVTDGIRDPFFWYYGETHIGHIQHIKPITLAEIKTDGHLKELPIVRKNFQGVNGTRLHNEDYTRILEILEQKGEDISRLPKLSSANFTPNKDCKNEREVEVKIVEPFLKDLNYLENDWVRQLPVRMGRGERNFPDYVFFAETKKGYERGKMILETKFYIKSNAELEETFQQAQSYALRLNANRIVICDKDFIWIYMKKNNNFDRTKYLKYNWQEMNNPEIFNTVKKEIGKDFIR; this is encoded by the coding sequence ATGGAACTAAATCAATTCATTTGGAACAACTATAAAGAGAGTAAAGAAGGGCAAGAAGTGATTAAGCTTTTTGAGGAAGGGTATTTAGATGATATTCTTTCTAAATTTGTAAAAGATAGTACTAATAAGGACTTAGAGCAATATTTATTTATTATTGATGATATTGTAAATTCGTCTCCTCTTCCAGAAAATATTAAGCATAAAGATATTTATTCATATATTTTGGATAATGGTTTAAAGATATTGGATGAATCTGAAAAAGAATATGATATTTTTAAGCCAGAAGAATATGATTTGATTATAGCCTTTATAGAACCTTTTTCTTTATGCCTATTCTCTTCAAGCGAAGAAGGAGAGGAAGGTTTCTATATTCCTTATTTTTTTCAAATGAACTTTGGTGACTTGCAAAAAATAGCAGATACTTTTAATGTTGAACTACCAAAAGTTCCTCTAAGAAAAGACAAAAGAGAAAGGGCTTTATACTACTTAGAATTTTGTAAACTTTGGAATGAATTTAGAAAACAAAATAACCTTACCATATTTGAACTATGTGCTTTCCTTTATGATTTTGCTCCTAAGTTTATCGGAAAAGAGAAAGAAGAGGACTTACCTGAACCTACTAATATTTGGATAACAGGAGGTGGAGTAAAAAATGGGGATTACAAATTTCTAAGTGAAGCAAAATCTGATAGTAATTGTTTTTGGTCAGGGAATGAAGATGCAGTAAAAGGTGATATTATCCTTATGTATTGTCTTTCTCCCAAAAGTAGTATAGAATTTGTTTGTAGAGCAGTCACCGATGGTATTCGTGACCCTTTTTTCTGGTATTATGGAGAAACACATATAGGGCATATCCAACATATTAAACCTATTACTCTTGCTGAAATAAAAACAGATGGGCATTTGAAAGAACTTCCGATTGTTCGCAAAAACTTTCAAGGAGTGAATGGTACAAGACTTCATAATGAAGATTATACTCGTATTTTAGAAATACTAGAACAAAAGGGAGAGGACATTTCTCGGTTACCTAAACTCTCGTCTGCCAACTTTACTCCTAATAAAGATTGCAAAAACGAACGAGAAGTAGAAGTAAAAATAGTAGAACCTTTTTTAAAAGACCTTAATTATTTAGAAAATGATTGGGTTCGACAGCTTCCCGTAAGAATGGGACGAGGAGAGCGCAATTTTCCTGATTATGTGTTCTTTGCTGAAACAAAAAAAGGTTATGAGAGAGGCAAAATGATATTAGAAACAAAGTTTTATATCAAATCTAATGCAGAGCTAGAAGAAACTTTTCAACAAGCACAATCGTATGCTCTTAGATTAAATGCCAATAGGATAGTTATATGCGATAAAGATTTCATTTGGATTTATATGAAGAAAAACAATAACTTTGACCGAACTAAGTATTTAAAATACAATTGGCAAGAAATGAATAATCCTGAAATTTTTAATACCGTTAAAAAGGAAATAGGTAAAGATTTTATAAGATAA
- a CDS encoding ABC-F family ATP-binding cassette domain-containing protein, protein MLSVSNLSVQFGKRVLFDEVNVTFTQGNCYGIIGANGAGKSTFLKILSGKQEPTSGRVILEPGKRMSVLEQDHYAYDDYTVLDTVIMGNKVLSKVKKEMDDLYADYSDEHAERIGELQIQFDEMNGWNAESDAAALLSNLGITEDMHYTMMSEMDGKLKVRVLLAQALFGNPDVLIMDEPTNDLDFETIGWLENFLANYDNTVIVVSHDRHFLDAVCTHISDIDFGKINHYSGNYTFWYESSQLAARQRAQQNKKAEEKAKELQEFIARFSANVAKSKQATSRKKMLEKLNIEEIKPSSRRYPAIIFDRDREAGDQILHVENLAASIDGQVLFQNVDINLAKDDKVAVISKDSRATTAFYEILNNNLKPDAGTFAWGITTSQSYLPVDNSDFFTQDLSLVDWLRQWAKTEEEREEVYVRGFLGKMLFSGEEALKNCKVLSGGEKVRCMLSRMMMLRANVLMLNEPTNHLDLESITAFNNSLKNFKGTVLFTTHDHEFSQTVANRIIELTPSGIIDRYMTFDEYMDDKNIQELREKMYKQ, encoded by the coding sequence ATGTTATCAGTATCCAATTTATCCGTACAATTCGGCAAGCGCGTCCTCTTCGATGAGGTAAACGTAACCTTTACACAAGGCAACTGCTACGGCATCATCGGTGCCAATGGAGCAGGCAAATCTACCTTCCTCAAAATCCTTTCTGGCAAGCAAGAACCTACTTCGGGGCGTGTGATCCTGGAACCGGGCAAGCGTATGTCGGTGCTCGAACAAGACCACTACGCTTATGACGACTATACTGTGCTCGACACTGTGATTATGGGCAATAAAGTCCTCTCCAAAGTCAAAAAAGAGATGGACGACCTCTATGCGGACTATTCCGATGAGCACGCCGAACGCATTGGTGAGCTACAAATACAGTTTGATGAGATGAACGGCTGGAATGCCGAGAGTGATGCGGCTGCACTGCTCTCCAATTTGGGCATTACCGAAGATATGCACTACACTATGATGTCTGAAATGGACGGTAAGCTCAAGGTGCGAGTACTTCTCGCGCAAGCCCTCTTTGGCAACCCCGATGTACTCATAATGGACGAGCCTACCAACGACCTCGACTTCGAGACTATCGGTTGGCTGGAGAACTTTTTGGCAAACTATGACAATACGGTGATTGTGGTTTCCCACGACCGTCACTTCCTCGATGCTGTTTGTACCCATATCTCCGATATTGACTTCGGGAAAATCAACCATTATTCGGGTAACTACACTTTCTGGTACGAAAGTAGCCAGTTAGCTGCCCGTCAACGTGCGCAACAGAACAAAAAGGCGGAAGAGAAAGCCAAAGAGTTACAGGAGTTTATCGCGCGCTTTAGTGCCAATGTGGCAAAATCAAAGCAGGCAACCTCTCGTAAGAAGATGTTGGAGAAACTCAATATCGAGGAAATCAAACCATCCTCTCGTCGTTATCCTGCGATCATCTTTGACCGCGACCGCGAGGCGGGCGACCAAATCCTACACGTGGAAAACCTCGCTGCATCTATCGACGGACAGGTATTGTTCCAAAATGTGGATATCAATCTTGCCAAAGACGACAAAGTAGCTGTGATTTCTAAGGATTCACGCGCCACCACTGCCTTTTATGAGATTCTGAACAACAACCTCAAGCCCGATGCGGGCACTTTTGCGTGGGGAATCACCACCTCGCAGTCTTACCTGCCGGTGGATAACTCCGATTTCTTCACTCAAGACCTTTCTTTGGTGGATTGGTTGCGCCAATGGGCAAAAACAGAGGAAGAGCGCGAGGAAGTATATGTGCGCGGGTTCTTGGGTAAGATGCTTTTCAGTGGCGAGGAAGCTCTTAAAAACTGCAAAGTGCTCTCAGGAGGCGAGAAAGTGCGCTGTATGCTCAGCCGTATGATGATGTTGCGCGCCAATGTGCTAATGCTCAACGAACCTACCAACCATTTGGATTTGGAGAGCATCACCGCCTTCAACAACTCGCTGAAAAACTTCAAAGGTACGGTGCTTTTCACCACTCACGACCACGAATTTTCGCAAACTGTCGCCAATCGTATTATCGAGCTCACCCCTAGTGGCATTATCGACCGCTATATGACATTTGATGAGTATATGGACGACAAGAATATTCAGGAATTGAGGGAAAAGATGTACAAACAATGA